One genomic window of Quercus lobata isolate SW786 chromosome 9, ValleyOak3.0 Primary Assembly, whole genome shotgun sequence includes the following:
- the LOC115961017 gene encoding probable pectinesterase 48, producing MAGKMVSCIAVHAALMTFYLLVSTFVIADDNTPVPGDSSQISNWFQNNVKPFQQRKGSLDSELVQAEEGVKIIKVNINGGGDFTTITDAIKSIPAGNTKRVIVHIGHGVYKEKIIIERTQPFVTLHGNPKSMPTLTYDGTAAKYGTVDSASLIVKSDYFVAANLIIQNSAPRPHGQSGAQASALRISGDKAAFFNCKIKGYQDTVCDDKGNHFFKDCYIEGTVDFIFGSGTSIYLNTQLYVLGQGNEASFITAHARDFPSETTGYSFIHCHISGTGHGTYLGRAWRARPRVVFSYTDMSGEVNPLGWSDNVHPERDSTVYFAEYKCTGPGADPAKRAKFAKQLSDAEAKPFLSLGFIKGSSWLLPRPNV from the exons atggCTGGAAAAATGGTATCATGCATTGCTGTACATGCTGCTTTGATGACATTCTATCTCCTTGTTTCTACCTTTGTCATCGCGGATGATAACACCCCAGTTCCCGGTGACAGTTCACAAATAAGCAATTggtttcaaaacaatgtgaaGCCGTTTCAGCAGCGTAAGGGTTCTCTAGACTCAGAACTTGTTCAAGCTGAGGAAGGTGTTAAAATCATCAAGGTTAATATAAATGGAGGAGGAGATTTCACCACCATCACCGACGCCATTAAAAGTATTCCGGCTGGGAATACCAAACGTGTCATTGTGCATATTGGACATGGAGTatacaaagagaaaataataattgaacGTACCCAGCCGTTTGTTACTTTACACGGAAACCCTAAAAGCATGCCAACTTTGACATATGATGGCACAGCTGCGAAATATGGAACTGTAGATAGTGCCAGTTTGATTGTGAAATCTGATTACTTTGTTGCCGCAAATCTTATTATTCag AACTCTGCCCCAAGGCCTCATGGGCAATCCGGAGCTCAGGCATCTGCATTGAGGATCTCCGGCGACAAGGCAGCCTTCTTTAACTGCAAAATAAAAGGATATCAAGACACTGTCTGTGATGACAAGGGCAACCATTTCTTCAAGGACTGCTACATTGAAGGCACCGTTGATTTCATTTTTGGAAGTGGAACCTCTATTTATTTG AACACTCAGTTATACGTACTCGGGCAAGGTAATGAAGCCTCGTTCATCACAGCACATGCAAGGGACTTTCCCTCGGAAACTACTGGATACTCATTTATACATTGCCATATTAGTGGCACTGGACATGGTACATACTTAGGCAGAGCATGGAGGGCGAGGCCAAGAGTGGTCTTTTCCTACACCGACATGAGCGGCGAAGTTAATCCTCTTGGATGGAGCGATAACGTCCACCCCGAACGTGACAG CACTGTTTACTTTGCAGAATACAAGTGCACCGGACCAGGTGCAGACCCTGCTAAACGAGCCAAGTTCGCCAAGCAGTTGAGTGATGCTGAAGCTAAACCATTCCTCTCCCTTGGCTTTATCAAGGGTTCCTCGTGGTTGCTTCCTCGTCCAAATGTGTAG